Genomic segment of Acidobacteriota bacterium:
GCCGCCGTCGGGCCTCATGAGCCAGGTCTGGGCGCCGGCGTCCTCCGACTTGATCGCCGGATCGCGCTTCGAGATGAAGGCGATCCGATCGCCTTGAGGGCTCCACCGGGGGTTGGCGTCGCTCTTCGGCGAGCGCGTGAGCTGAATCGCCTCCGCGAGCGGGGCGCCCGGCGCCGGGATCGCGGCGAGGTAGATGTCGGTGTTGAAGGAGTCGGTCTCGTCGCTCGCCTCGGAGACGACGAACGCCACGCGCTTCCCGTCGGGGGAGGCCTGCGGATCGGTCACGTCCCGGACCCTCAGAATCTCGTCGATCGTCCACGGTTTCTTCGCGGCGTCGGCGGCGTCGGCAGCGGGGGAAGCTGCCGCGACGAGAAGTGCCGCGCCGAACGCCACACCGCGGAGTCCGAATCGAACAGGTCCCGACCTGACGTGCTCGCGCTCCATCCCAGTCCCCCTTCCCCGTGACCCCGGGGCACCCTCCCGGGCGCCCGACGCAAGATCCGTGAAGCTAGCACGGCGGGCAACCGGCGTTTCGCCGGGGTTTCGTGCCCACCCCGTCCGCCCCCCGGCCCGTGGCCCCTACATATTAATAGGGGGGGCGCCGGGGGGGTGACCCGGCGGGCGCAGAAGAGGGGTCTCGCGCTCCGGTGTGGGTGGTAGGCCGCCGTTCCCCGCGCCGGCGTCGCCATCCCCGCCGCGTGGGAGGCGGGCACGTCGCTTGCTCGAATGGATGAGACCGTGGCGAGATGAGGCGCGTCAGCGTATCGTGTCGCCGGGATCCCCCGAGACGAGGGACCGCGAGGAGACGCCGCCATGAGATCCGATCTGGAGATCGCCCAGTCCGCCACGCTGAAAAACATCCGCGAGATCGCCGAGAGCGCCGGCATCGCGGAGAGCGAGCTCGAGCTGTACGGCCGGCACAAGGCCAAGATCGATCTCTCGATCATGAAGCGCCTCACCGGGCGCCCCGACGGGAAGTACATCGTCGTGACGGCGATCACGCCCACCCCCCTGGGGGAAGGAAAGACCGTCACCAACATCTCGCTCGCGCTCGGCCTCGCGCGGATCGGCAAGAAGGTGATCAACACGCTGAGGCAGCCCTCGATGGGGCCCGTCTTCGGCGTGAAGGGAGGGGCGACCGGCGGCGGCATGGCTCAGGTCGTGCCGATGGAGGACATCAACCTCCACTTCACCGGCGACATCCACGCGGTCGCGGCGGCGCACAACCTTCTCGCCTCACTTCTCGACAACCACCTCCACCACGACAACGTCCTGAACTTCGACCCCAAGGAAATCTACTGGAACCGCACTCTCGACATGAACGACCGGACCCTGAGGCAGATCGTCGTGGGCCTGGGCGGCACCCCCAACGGCATCACGCGCGAGTCGGGGTTTGACATCACGGCCGCCTCCGAGGTGATGGCGATCCTCGCCCTCGCCGAGAGCTACCCCGATCTGAAGAAGCGCCTCGGCAACATCCTCGTCGGCCGCTCCCGGACCGGCCAGCCGATCTGGGCGCGCGACGTGAAGGCGGAGGGCGCGATGACGGCGCTCCTCAGGGACGCCCTCAAGCCGAACCTGATCCAGACGCTCGAGGGAACGCCGTGCATCATGCACGCGGGCCCCTTCGCCAACGTCGCGCACGGGAACAACTCGATCATCGCCGACCGGATCGCCCTCAAGCTCGCCGACTACGTCGTCACCGAGAGCGGCTTCGGCTCGGACACCGGCGCCGAGAAGTTCGTGGACATCAAGTGCCGCCTCTCGGGGCTCAAGCCGAGCGCCGCGGTCATCGTCGCGACGGTGCGCGCGCTGAAGCTCCACGGCGGCGCCTTCAAGAACCTCAAGGACAGGGCGAAGGTCGAAAAAGAGGACGTGGATGCCGTGCTCCGCGGCTGCGCGAACATGGAGAAGCACATCGAGAACGTGCGGACCTTCGGCCTTCCGGCCGTCGTGGCGATCAACCGCTTCCCCTCGGACACCGATCGCGAGATCGAGGCCGTGAGGAAGCGCGCGATGGAGGCGGGGGCCGACGCCGCCGTGCCGCACGAGGGGGTCGTCCGCGGCGGCGACGGGGCGACCGATCTCGCGAGGGCGGTCCTTGCCGCGTGCGAGAAGCCGTCCACCCTGCGCTTCCTCTACGACCTCGAGCTTCCGATCGAGGAGAAGATCCGCATCATCGCGCAGACCGTCTACGGCGCGGGGGAGATCGACCTGTCGCCGAAGGTCCAGAAGCGGATCGCCTTCTTCAACCAGTGCGGCCTCGGAAACCTTCCGATCTGCATGGCGAAGACGCCGGCGTCGTTGTCGCACGACCCGTCGCTCCGGGGGAGGCCGCGCGGCTTCAAGTTTCCCGTCACCGACATCCGCGCCGCCGCCGGGGCCGGCTTCATCTACCCGCTGGCTGGCGACATCATGACCATGCCGGGGCTGCCGGAAGCGCCCGCGGCGACGCGCGTGGACGTGGACGATTCGGGGAAGATCAGCGGGCTCTTCTAGGCGGAGGCGCCCCGCCCGTCCGCGAGGTGCTTCGCGAGAAGCTCCGGGCCGATGTTGCCGCCGCTCACGACGCTGACCACCTGCGATCCCGCCGGGGCCTTGATCTTCCCCGCGAGGATCGCGGCGGTCGCGGCCGCGCCCGCCGGCTCCGCGAGCGTCTTGCACCGCTCGAGAAGAAACCTCATCGCCGTGCGAATCTCGTCGTCCGTGACCAGGACGACCTCGGCACCGGTCGCCTTCAGGATCTCGTAGTTCAGAGTCCCCGCGAACGGGGCGGCAAGGCCGTCGGCGATGGTGTCGGTCCGGTCGAGGCGGACCGCCTTCCCCTCGTCGAAGCTCCGGCGCATCGACGCGGCCCCGACGGGCTCGACGCCGACGAGCCGGGTCTTCGGGCGCATCTCGTGGAGCGCCACGGCGAGGCCGCTCGAGAGCCCGCCGCCGCCAATCCCGGCGACGACGACGTCGGTGTCGGGGACGTCCTCCAGGATCTCGACCCCGCACGTCGCCTGGCCGGCGATCGTCCCCGGCGCGTCGAAGGGGTGGATGAAGACGAGATTCCTCTCGTCGCGGAGCTGGTTCATCCTCGCGAAGGTCTCGGCGATGTCGCCGTGGAGGATGACCTCGGCGCCGTAGCCGCGCGCCGCCTCCGCCTTCGCGGGGGAGGCGCTGGCCGGCATCACGACCGTGGCTCGACACCCCAGGACCGAGGCGGCGTAGGCGACCCCCTGCGCGTGGTTCCCGGCCGA
This window contains:
- a CDS encoding formate--tetrahydrofolate ligase; this encodes MRSDLEIAQSATLKNIREIAESAGIAESELELYGRHKAKIDLSIMKRLTGRPDGKYIVVTAITPTPLGEGKTVTNISLALGLARIGKKVINTLRQPSMGPVFGVKGGATGGGMAQVVPMEDINLHFTGDIHAVAAAHNLLASLLDNHLHHDNVLNFDPKEIYWNRTLDMNDRTLRQIVVGLGGTPNGITRESGFDITAASEVMAILALAESYPDLKKRLGNILVGRSRTGQPIWARDVKAEGAMTALLRDALKPNLIQTLEGTPCIMHAGPFANVAHGNNSIIADRIALKLADYVVTESGFGSDTGAEKFVDIKCRLSGLKPSAAVIVATVRALKLHGGAFKNLKDRAKVEKEDVDAVLRGCANMEKHIENVRTFGLPAVVAINRFPSDTDREIEAVRKRAMEAGADAAVPHEGVVRGGDGATDLARAVLAACEKPSTLRFLYDLELPIEEKIRIIAQTVYGAGEIDLSPKVQKRIAFFNQCGLGNLPICMAKTPASLSHDPSLRGRPRGFKFPVTDIRAAAGAGFIYPLAGDIMTMPGLPEAPAATRVDVDDSGKISGLF
- a CDS encoding pyridoxal-phosphate dependent enzyme, producing the protein MPSLPVTLREVRAAREAIAGLLHRTPVVTSRTLSALSGFQVHLKLENLQKTGSFKPRGAITTMKGLTDQERSRGVITISAGNHAQGVAYAASVLGCRATVVMPASASPAKAEAARGYGAEVILHGDIAETFARMNQLRDERNLVFIHPFDAPGTIAGQATCGVEILEDVPDTDVVVAGIGGGGLSSGLAVALHEMRPKTRLVGVEPVGAASMRRSFDEGKAVRLDRTDTIADGLAAPFAGTLNYEILKATGAEVVLVTDDEIRTAMRFLLERCKTLAEPAGAAATAAILAGKIKAPAGSQVVSVVSGGNIGPELLAKHLADGRGASA